The following proteins are encoded in a genomic region of Portunus trituberculatus isolate SZX2019 chromosome 13, ASM1759143v1, whole genome shotgun sequence:
- the LOC123503006 gene encoding leucine-rich repeats and immunoglobulin-like domains protein 2, which produces MAVGISKVLLSLLVLVGIVSASFPVFPSLLPPSTTLVGPAEVEEVRLEDRAFFLQPNNTETRVQVGAPVILHCPAHDVGDNTVSWIRRRDYHLLTVGDTSYTSDERFQVRYVKQEKDWQLHILYVQARDDGVYECQVTSHPPVSLMSTLHVHEATSEILGGPEKYVRVGSSLRLVCVLRGNTEPPAYVFWYHGRHMINFHDTREVRVENSGALSVLFLSHVSASDSGNYTCAPSNTRAAYILIHVLKGGETPAAIHSGERKTNTPPCLFLLLLLLLLLVTPTSGSSSQLSARRHRLLHVAGQGGTGVLKHPCLCTPSPPPAAASAAAAAAISRRIPPPQGDKTIGVRGSRGESQYTYTSGYH; this is translated from the exons TGTTCCCTAGTCTCCTGCCCCCGTCCACAACCCTCGTTGGACCagcagaggtggaggaagtgcgCCTCGAGGATAGAGCTTTCTTCCTGCAGCCGAACAATACAGAGACAAGAGTCCAAGTCGGGGCCCCTGTTATCCTGCACTGCCCGGCTCACGATGTAGGGGATAACACT GTGTCATGGATACGCCGGAGGGACTATCATCTCCTGACCGTCGGCGACACCTCCTACACGAGCGACGAGAGGTTCCAAGTGCGCTACGTGAAGCAGGAGAAG GACTGGCAGCTGCACATCCTGTACGTGCAGGCGAGAGACGATGGTGTGTACGAGTGTCAGGTCACCTCCCACCCGCCCGTCAGCCTCATGTCAACTCTACACGTACACG AGGCAACGTCGGAGATTCTGGGAGGTCCTGAGAAATACGTAAGGGTGGGCAGCTCTCTTCGCCTCGTGTGTGTTCTGAGAGGTAACACAGAACCTCCTGCCTATGTGTTCTGGTACCACGGGCGTCACATGATCAACTTCCACGACacaagagag GTGCGAGTCGAGAACAGCGGAGCACTCAGCGTTCTCTTCCTGTCTCACGTATCAGCGAGTGACAGCGGTAATTACACGTGCGCGCCCTCCAACACTCGCGCAGCCTACATCCTTATCCACGTGTTGAAAG GAGGAGAGACACCAGCAGCTATTCATTctggagaaaggaagacaaacactcctccttgcctcttcctcctcctcctcctcctcctcctcctagtgacTCCCACCAGCGGCTCCTCCTCCCAGCTGTCG GCACGGCGGCACAGACTCCTGCACGTAGCCGGCCAAGGAGGGACTGGTGTCTTGAAGCATCCTTGTCTTTGtaccccatctcctcctcctgctgctgcttctgctgccgctgccgccgccatcTCCCGCAGGATCCCCCCCCCTCAAG GGGACAAGACAATTGGTGTGAGGGGCAGCAGAGGCGAGTCCCAGTACACATACACCTCTGGATATCATTAA
- the LOC123503002 gene encoding uncharacterized protein LOC123503002, whose product MATYPIPQAGGGGGGYYYSPILNSQQSLLRPIMTAQPPLYSPLLAPPPPHQQHPSYPMPPHASPSAGSSYFANLSESMRGGLAEVVSEGVTGRQCGPAMPHPCWEESRAAHDQRTFEDYSSRMGMYGPEDGAAGRGWEGMGPCGVGASSTTSSRPSAPHNPMAHPYTYTYTDCRLEGGWNKCMVSSGTTGEGFTGDQQVEGTQVKARVPPSHSLPMGVVDPAMPRSHYDYQPLPGAPFLPYFASLNYQQEPRGEVRPAQRPESLDCSGGGGGDGSRGSDGGGGGGGGGSQLSQTRSLEHHLPAGEKVPPTPLLVPNQTTLTLPHSASSSSSSSSSSSAPTSSSTSCSSQSLPHTSTQHTALPTTQHTALPTTQHTAHSNTTQQASHPHASVQTTTHPHSTTQHNTAHGHSSTQATAHHTTTQRNGHSHTSTRTAAHPHISAQHTAHPHTSTQHGAQQATQQATHSHSHSSTQPTTHPHSTTQQNTHSHITSQPTAHPHSTSQHTGHPHSSSRPTTHPHTTSQHAAHRHATEQPTAHLHSSTQHASHPHSTSQHTAHPHTTTQHSTHPHTTTQHNTAHPHTTTQHSTHPHTTTQHNTAHPHTTTQHNATHPHTTQHTAHPHTTTQLECITQTKSELMEGSCQMRYKKKESESRSSSCQESEEGAQQQQQQQQQQEEVVSSLPCSSHTLPLSKEVDGSTYKKKSAREDSSLTAGEEEDEGDVCLVCDSPTTGASTPDITSTVTTTNNEAGGLTACSMDSVVTVVSKVSVGDKLSGLLGVVLPRNLLHTTTICGKCFHLVNEMDVLEHRLALYRKYLITNVEGNCEKRGFGLAALHRLQQQQQMQQQQHQQPQLHHHHLSQLQQSQQHQQQQQQQLQHLQQQQQQQQQQQQQQQQQQQQQQQQQQQHQQQQQQQQQQQQQQQQQQQQQQVVAQYHSSQQLYPHPHNQEEFMQHHQNIHNYMPMQQLSLHQHHHHHHHHHHQQQQQQQQQQQQQQQQQHTLMQQQQQQEQSQPSQQHHNHSQHHYHHHQLPQHQAQPHSTTTTSAVAVSATTLHHLQEKPQLPSQVVIQPVTLEAQQSLKSSQIETQETQNSVSQAVPQSVSQQVATKPSSDNSSMVFVDCEIDIEDCDSNLIAETPQVAVKGSSSECESQVCQEPEEEEEEEEEEEEEDEEEEVEEEEEEEEEEEDDEEEEEEDEEETKLIVTTVHDENVPNVAAESLPLSVPQENSEAQHSVEETVTQTQPCPETDEKPEEGKTQSTHDNSPPEDILAKEPPPVEAEEEEEEEEEEEEFHRVEEDATEYHKPTLLTKNIKTKKHAKLQICRQCDQVFSNRQALVRHIERRHKAYAFHFSCDTCRKKFSSERALARHVQLHKTYPCKLCDNIFLRKAKLKKHLEEHTQESLGCKVCGKECSSLQALISHMKTHAAGAKKTHTCHICSKTFASNRNLKVHLRTHTGERPFACDNCGRTFAHRSNMQTHRDACTGQYSHHCQICGRGFALESVYRRHLAEHEGHYAHRCSICKKGFSKASGLQSHLVIHNSQRPTFPCQVCGHTLSTASGLSAHMASHAGKSGKACRVCGKVLARASDLRDHLDRHAGNRTHQCQVCSEAFFYRSNLSHHMRTAHHMRRPHVCSLCNRSFSSAYNHKLHLRTHSGERPHQCKSCGKSFTTKANYNRHLKCHVTQAMTPLSATAE is encoded by the exons ATGGCCACATACCCAATCCCACAagctggaggtggaggaggaggttattaTTACTCACCTATTCTTAACTCACAGCAGTCTCTCTTACGCCCGATAATGACAGCACAGcctcctctttactctccactgttagcaccgccaccacctcaccaGCAGCACCCGTCCTACCCCATGCCTCCACATGCATCACCTTCTGCAG GCTCCTCTTACTTTGCCAACCTGAGTGAGAGCATGCGAGGTGGCCTGGCAGAGGTGGTGTCTGAGGGTGTCACCGGGCGTCAGTGTGGCCCAGCCATGCCTCACCCTTGCTGGGAGGAGAGCCGTGCCGCTCATGACCAGCGAACCTTTGAGGATTACTCATCCCGCATGGGGATGTATGGCCCAGAGGATGGGGCTGCAGGacggggatgggaggggatggGGCCATGTGGGGTAGGGGCTTCATCAACCACCTCATCCCGGCCCTCTGCTCCACACAACCCCATGGCCCATCcctacacctacacctacacagATTGCAGGCTGGAGGGGGGCTGGAATAAGTGCATGGTGAGCAGTGGGACTACCGGGGAGGGGTTCACTGGGGATCAGCAGGTGGAGGGGACGCAGGTGAAAGCTCGTGTCCCACCCAGCCACTCCTTGCCAATGGGGGTGGTGGATCCTGCCATGCCACGATCCCATTACGATTACCAACCCCTGCCTGGTGCTCCCTTCCTGCCATACTTTGCCTCACTCAACTACCAGCAGGAGCCCCGTGGTGAGGTCCGCCCTGCCCAGCGCCCCGAATCCTTG gactgtagtggtggtggcggtggtgatggcagcagaggcagtgatggtggtggtggtggtggtggtggtgggagtcaACTATCCCAAACAAGGTCTCTGGAGCACCACCTTCCTGCCGGGGAGAAGGTGCCACCCACTCCACTTCTGGTCCCCAATCAAACCACACTGACACTACCACActcagcttcctcttcctcctcctcctcctcttcatcctctgctcctacctcctcttccacctcctgctcttctcagtctctaccacacacctccacacagcacacagcactccctacaacacagcacacagcactccctacaacacagcacacagcacattCTAACACCACTCAGCAAGCGTCACATCCCCATGCTAGTGTGCAGACAACAACCCATccccacagcaccacacagcaTAACACAGCACATGGCCACAGCAGTACACAGGCCACAGCACATCACACTACAACACAGCGTAATGGTCATTCTCACACCTCCACACGTACTGCAGCTCACCCACACATCTCTGCACAGCATacagcacacccacacacatccactcaGCATGGAGCACAGCAGGCAACACAGCAAGCAACACATTCTCATTCTCACAGCAGTACACAgcccacaacacacccacacagtacCACACAGCAAAATACACATTCCCACATTACCTCACAGCCCACAGCACATCCTCACAGCACTTCACAGCACACAGGACATCCCCATAGCTCCTCACGtcccacaacacacccacatacTACTTCACAGCATGCAGCACATCGTCATGCCACAGAGCAACCCACAGCACATCTCCACAGCAGCACACAGCATGCatcacacccacacagcactTCACAGCACACAGCTCACCCTCACACTACCACACAGCattccacccatccacacacaacaacacagcacaacacagctcACCCTCACACTACCACACAGCattccacccatccacacactacAACACAGCATAATacagcacacccacacaccacaacacagcatAACGCAACACATCCTCATACCacgcagcacacagcacacccacacaccactacacagcTGGAATGCATCACACAGACCAAGAGTGAACTGATGGAG GGAAGCTGCCAAATGAGGTATAAGAAGAAGGAATCAGAGAGTAGAAGCAGCTCATGTCAGGAAAGTGAAGAGGGagcacagcaacagcaacagcaacagcaacaacaggaagaagtggtgtcatcTCTACCCTGTTCCTCCCACACACTACCACTTTCCAAG GAGGTTGATGGTTCAACCTATAAGAAGAAGAGTGCCAGAGAGGACTCATCTCTCacagcaggggaggaggaggatgaaggggatgtgtgtttggtgtgtgactCCCCAACCACTGGCGCCTCCACCCCTGACATCACCAGTACAgtcaccaccacgaacaacgAGGCTGGAGGGTTGACAGCCTGCTCCATGGattctgttgttactgttgtgtccaag GTCAGTGTTGGGGACAAGCTAAGTGGCCTGCTAGGGGTGGTGCTGCCAAGAAACTtgctccacaccaccaccatctgcgGCAAGTGCTTCCATCTGGTCAATGAGATGGATGTGCTGGAGCATCGCCTCGCCCTCTACAG gAAGTATCTCATAACCAATGTTGAAGGGAACTGTGAGAAAAGAGGGTTTGGTCTGGCAGCGCTACACCGCctccagcaacagcagcagatgcagcagcaacagcaccagcagccacaactccaccaccaccatctttctCAGTTGCAGCAATCacagcagcatcaacagcagcaacaacaacaactacagcatctacagcaacaacaacaacagcagcagcagcagcagcagcagcagcagcagcagcagcagcagcagcagcagcagcagcagcagcaccaacagcaacaacaacagcagcaacaacaacagcaacagcagcagcagcagcagcagcagcagcaagtggTGGCCCAGTATCACTCATCACAACAGCTGTATCCACATCCCCACAACCAGGAAGAATTTATGCAGCATCACCAAAATATTCATAATTACATGCCAATGCAGCAGCTGTCactacaccagcaccaccatcatcaccaccaccatcaccaccaacagcagcaacagcaacaacaacaacaacaacaacagcaacagcaacaacatacattaatgcagcaacaacaacaacaagagcagtcACAGCCATCGCAGCAGCATCATAACCACagccagcaccactaccaccaccaccaacttccACAGCACCAGGCACAAccacattccaccaccaccacctctgctgtTGCTGTCTCTGCCACCACCCTGCACCACCTCCAGGAGAAGCCACAACTACCCTCACAGGTCGTCATACAGCCTGTCACTCTTGAGGCTCAACAGTCACTCAAATCCAGTCAGATAGAAACACAAGAGACGCAGAATTCAGTGAGTCAAGCAGTtcctcagtcagtcagccagcaggTCGCCACAAAGCCAAGCAGTGACAACAGTAGCATGGTGTTTGTTGACTGTGAAATTGATATTGAGGACTGCGACAGCAACCTCATTGCTGAAACTCCACAGGTGGCAGTGAAAGGAAGCTCCAGTGAGTGTGAAAGCCAAGTGTGCCAggaacctgaggaggaggaggaggaggaggaggaggaggaggaagaggatgaagaggaggaagtagaggaggaggaggaggaggaagaagaggaggaagatgatgaggaagaggaggaggaagatgaagaggagaccAAGTTGATTGTGACAACAGTTCATGATGAGAATGTCCCTAATGTTGCTGCTGAATCTTTACCTCTGTCAGTGCCTCAAGAGAACAGTGAAGCCCAGCACAGTGTGGAGGAGACTGTCACTCAAACCCAGCCATGTCCTGAAACGGACGAAAAACCCGAGGAAGGCAAAACACAAAGTACTCATGACAATTCTCCTCCAGAAGATATACTGGCTAAGGAGCCACCACCAGTagaggctgaagaggaggaggaggaggaggaggaagaggaagagtttcATCGTGTGGAGGAAGACGCCACAGAGTACCACAAGCCTACACTTCTTACGAAAAACATCAAGACTAAGAAACACGCAAAGCTTCAGATCTGTCGGCAGTGTGACCAGGTCTTCTCAAACAGGCAGGCATTAGTGAGGCACATTGAGAGACGTCACAAGGCTTATGCATTTCATTTCAGCTGTGATACGTGCCGAAAGAAATTCAGCTCAGAGCGTGCCCTAGCCAGACACGTGCAGCTGCACAAGACTTACCCATGTAAGCTGTGTGATAACATATTCTTGAGGAAAGCTAAGTTAAAGAAGCATTTAGAGGAGCATACACAGGAGAGTCTTGGCTGTAAAGTGTGTGGGAAGGAGTGCTCCTCCCTGCAGGCCCTCATCTCTCACATGAAGACTCACGCAGCAGGTGCCAAGAAGACTCACACGTGTCACATCTGCTCCAAGACCTTTGCCAGCAACAGAAACCTCAAGGTGCACCtccgcacacacacaggtgagcgTCCCTTTGCGTGCGACAACTGTGGCCGCACTTTTGCCCACCGCAGCAACATGCAGACCCACCGGGACGCCTGCACGGGCCAGTACAGCCACCACTGTCAGATATGTGGCCGAGGCTTTGCCCTGGAGTCTGTCTACCGGCGCCACCTGGCAGAACACGAGGGTCACTACGCCCACCGCTGCTCCATATGCAAGAAAGGCTTCAGTAAGGCTTCTGGGCTTCAATCTCATCTGGTGATACACAACAGCCAGCGACCAACCTTCCCCTGTCAGGTCTGTGGCCACACTCTTTCCACCGCCTCAGGGCTAAGCGCTCACATGGCCAGCCATGCAGGGAAAAGTGGAAAGGCGTGTCGGGTGTGTGGGAAGGTCCTGGCACGTGCGTCAGACCTCCGGGACCACCTGGACCGACATGCGGGAAACAGGACCCACCAGTGTCAGGTCTGCTCTGAGGCATTCTTCTACCGGTCAAACCTGAGTCACCACATGCGGACAGCCCATCACATGCGGCGGCCTCATGTCTGCTCCCTGTGCAAccgctccttctcctctgcctaCAACCACAAGCTGCACCTCCGCACACACAGCGGGGAGCGGCCACACCAGTGCAAGTCCTGTGGGAAGTCCTTTACCACTAAGGCAAATTACAACCGACATCTCAAGTGCCACGTGACGCAAGCCATGACGCCACTCAGTGCCACAGCTGAGTGA